The Brachionichthys hirsutus isolate HB-005 chromosome 8, CSIRO-AGI_Bhir_v1, whole genome shotgun sequence genome contains a region encoding:
- the hp1bp3 gene encoding heterochromatin protein 1-binding protein 3, whose protein sequence is MPIRRAATAPTPTPTQEKPPCAAAEKEPEASPEESSSVDDERAAPSAAAADIKEAQPKAKAEETEPTENGEKAEEAVEEKGEGTETRDDKCKDCAAGQCATHCYVLLLRLKDGYKYEKAKVKKVKRTIPAWASVSASKKVPVTNYAGTQHKVDNILIEAITTCNDKSGVSYQSVMKYIVRKYPGMDLDKKKFLIKKAMKKHLEKGTIKQLKGKGLSGTFTIGKQSTLSKKAAQRAEPLGDALPLIITRLCEPKEASYNLIKKYLEQHFPTLNIENKPEVLKAALVKAVEKGQLEQITGKGARGTFQLKRTGNQVLLKGGAVEDAITAAITAMNEPKTCSTTTLRRYLVDANKDRKEHQLVASLRRTLTKCKVLGWMEQITGHGFTGTYRLSFPFYPSPTILYPDKFTKLQKNEPTPLTKRRRVAESSDEEDDEEDEEEEESEDEAPSRRRKSQKRPPPKARAPPPAKKPRSTSQSKARGKGRHMTKKSSTKKAASSVIVSVRKKVAPKKESTPPPSKATPVKRGAPARKPKTPAVKKLTKRGSRRPTKAEPPREEAADSKETTRSASKRSKSQEASNEESAMKKPVTKSGSIKLKPAESSPKEPAVKTLAKRSPRKSKRGKR, encoded by the exons ATGCCGATTCGCCGAGCAGCAAcggctccgactccgactccgactcagGAGAAGCCCCCCTgcgctgcagcagagaaag AACCTGAAGCCTCCCCAGAGGAGTCTTCCTCGGTTGATGACGAGCGGGCCGCTCCTTCGGCCGCGGCGGCCGACATCAAGGAGGCGCAGCCCAAAGCCAAAGCGGAGGAGACGGAGCCCACGGAGAATGGAGAGAAGGCGGAAGAAGCTGTGGAGGAGAAGGGAGAAGGGACAGAGACGAGAGA TGACAAATGCAAGGACTGCGCGGCTGGACAGTGTGCAACACACTGCTATGTTCTACTGCTAAG GTTGAAGGACGGCTACAAGTACGAAAAAGCCAAAGTCAAGAAGGTGAAAAGGACGATTCCTGCCTGGGCTAGCGTCTCTGCTAGCAAAAAGGTCCCCGTCACCAACTATGCTGGGACTCAGCACAAAGTGGACAATATCCTCATTGAAGCCATTACG ACTTGTAATGACAAATCTGGAGTTTCATACCAGTCTGTCATGAAATATATTGTGAGAAAATATCCAGGGATGGATCTGGACAAGAAGAAGTTTCTCATTAAGAAAGCAATGAAGAAGCATTTGGAGAAGGGCACGATCAAACAG CTGAAGGGTAAAGGTCTCTCAGGAACCTTCACCATTGGAAAACAGTCTACCTTGTCGAAG aaAGCTGCTCAGAGGGCTGAGCCTCTGGGAGATGCCCTTCCTCTCATCATCACTCGACTCTGTGAGCCCAAAGAGGCCTCCTACAACCTGATCAAGAAATACCTGGAGCAGCACTTCCCCACCCTCAACATCGAGAACAA GCCTGAGGTCTTGAAGGCGGCCCTGGTGAAGGCAGTGGAGAAAGGACAACTGGAGCAAATCACTGGGAAAGGAGCCAGAGGGACCTTCCAG CTGAAGCGAACCGGTAACCAGGTCCTGCTGAAGGGGGGTGCAGTGGAAGACGCCATCACAGCTGCCATCACAGCCATGAATGAGCCCAAGACCTGCAGCACCACCACGCTACGCCGATACCTGGTCGACGCCAACAAGGACCGAAAGGAGCACCAGTTGG TGGCCAGTCTGAGGAGAACCCTGACCAAGTGTAAAGTCCTCGGCTGGATGGAGCAGATCACCGGTCACGGCTTCACGGGGACCTACCGACTGTCCTTCCCCTTCTACCCCAG TCCAACGATCCTGTACCCAGACAAGTTCACCAAGCTTCAGAAGAACGAGCCCACGCCTTTGACCAAGCGGAGACGAGTTGCTGAATCATctgatgaggaagatgatgaggaagatgaagaagaagaagagtctgAAGATGAAGCCCCTTCCCGTAGAAG GAAATCTCAGAAGAGGCCTCCACCCAAAGCTCGCGCCCCTCCACCAGCCAAGAAGCCAAGAAGCACTAGTCAGTCAAAAGCTCGAGGCAAAGGACGCCACATGACAAAGAAGTCTTCAACCAAGAAAGCGGCGTCTTCTGTCATCGTGTCTGTGAGGAAAAAGGTCGCCCCAAAGAAGGAGTCCACACCGCCGCCATCGAAAGCCACTCCCGTTAAGAGAGGGGCTCCTGCGAGAAAGCCCAAAACGCCAGCTGTGAAAAAGCTGACCAAGAGGGGGTCCAGGCGACCTACAAAAGCAGAGCCACCCCGCGAGGAGGCTGCAGACTCGAAGGAGACGACGAGGAGCGCCTCCAAGCGGTCAAAGTCTCAAGAGGCGTCCAATGAGGAGTCTGCGATGAAAAAGCCAGTGACCAAAAGCGGGTCCATAAAACTCAAGCCTGCAGAGTCATCTCCTAAAGAGCCTGCAGTCAAAACATTGGCAAAGCGGTCGCCTCGCAAGTCCAAGAGAGGGAAACGCTGA
- the sh2d5 gene encoding SH2 domain-containing protein 5, which yields MGEARAGGGDCPVTRSAEYVGSFPVDDCCLDDQMQQLHTQLKSLRACRRRRPVSIKFSIKGVKVYDEDETTLLMAHALHRVSLSTAQPVDGQFAFVSHNPGSVDAQLYCHVFQARHARAAQFLNLLLCRCFQLSYLEKHPEETQKDAAGSPPRRNPSLLNHGFPLSVSALVSFRRAPFQGLLPGAKNKKSDDATSSPDEVFPTSSPSLVRKKAIRTKELRSGAYRSFTFTPLKQRDVQERLKVSQGKDHDKAAVRRSRAPSLAETEEALAQAVWSWAGIAVDGSCSLLADDVLGAYLLVPHPKKPDGGSLIIRYPSGLVTHVIEHTRKGAFLLEKCEAEFGSLAALIEHYTEIGDELPCPLSAARVNHCYEWEENAAKQPAGTPRRSLSKATVKSTSRKGTA from the exons ATGGGCGAGGCgcgtgccggggggggggactgtccAGTGACGCGTTCGGCTGAG TACGTGGGCTCGTTTCCGGTGGACGACTGCTGTCTGGACGAccagatgcagcagctgcacactCAGCTGAAGTCGCTCAGA GCGTGCAGGAGGCGGCGGCCTGTGTCCATAAAGTTCTCCATCAAGGGAGTGAAGGTGTACGACGAGGACGAGACG ACACTCCTGATGGCGCACGCCCTCCACagagtctctctctccactGCTCAGCCCGTCGACGGCCAGTTTGCCTTCGTCTCCCACAACCCGGGCAGCGTCGATGCCCAGCTCTACTGCCACGTGTTTCAGGCTCGGCATGCCAGAGCG GCTCAGTTCCTGAACCTGCTGCTTTGCCGTTGCTTCCAGTTGTCTTACTTGGAGAAGCACCCAGAGGAAACCCAGAAAGACGCCGCTGGCTCACCGCCTCGTCGCAACCCCTCCCTGCTTAACCACGGCTTCCCGCTCAGTGTCAGCGCCCTGGTGTCCTTCAGAAGAGCCCCTTTCCAAGGGTTGCTGCCGGGAGCCAAG aacaaaaagtcGGACGATGCAACCAGCAGCCCAGACGAAGTCTTCCCGACGTCCTCGCCCTCCTTGGTGCGTAAGAAAGCCATCCGCACCAAAGAGCTGCGGTCTGGGGCGTACCGCTCCTTCACCTTCACGCCACTCAAGCAGCGAGATGTTCAGGAGAGGCTGAAGGTGTCACAAG GAAAGGATCACGACAAGGCCGCGGTGAGAAGGTCCCGCGCTCCGAGCTTGGCTGAAACCGAGGAAGCGCTGGCGCAGGCGGTGTGGAGCTGGGCTGGCATCGCGGT tGACGGCAGCTGTTCCTTACTTGCGGACGACGTTCTGGGAGCGTACCTTCTGGTTCCGCATCCTAAAAAGCCCGACGGTGGCTCTCTGATTATTCGCTACCCCTCGGGCCTGGTCACCCACGTCATAGAACACACCCGTAAAGGGGCGTTCCTGCTAGAG AAATGCGAGGCTGAGTTCGGCTCCCTAGCCGCGCTGATTGAACACTACACGGAGATCGGTGATGAGCTGCCGTGTCCGCTGAGCGCTGCCCGAGTCAATCACTGCTACGAATGGGAGGAAAACGCAGCCAAGCAGCCGGCTGGGACGCCTCGCAGGAGCCTGAGCAAAGCCACCGTGAAGAGCACCAGCAGAAAGGGAAccgcgtga
- the LOC137898014 gene encoding bombesin receptor-activated protein C6orf89 homolog, whose product MGTESIDVLRHSGCRYGRSEREIERFIRRVLETNEPRREPPQLPDPRATSKFVAVAIVLLGAVLAFTYPQSGPQVGLVRLGSCNWSSPLSHVRLLSLPIAKKYNLQGFHVRWNAASLGPSLVNCSGCAAISSVLEVPRSPGGTETLPRGPQLVLLKGGESLSVQRRQLEELYLAHSSSSATHCTTVLPSNLIFCCH is encoded by the exons ATGGGAACGGAGAGCATCGACGTCCTCCGGCACTCGGGCTGCCGCTACGGCAGGTCCGAGCGGGAGATTGAGCGGTTCATCAGGCGGGTCCTGGAGACCAACGAGCCCCGGAGGGAGCCGCCTCAGCTCCCCGACCCGAGGGCAACGTCAAAG TTTGTGGCGGTAGCGATCGTCCTGCTGGGGGCAGTTCTGGCCTTCACCTACCCCCAGAGTGGCCCCCAGGTGGGTCTGGTTAGACTGGGCTCCTGTAACTGGTCGTCCCCCCTCAGCCATGTGCGCTTGTTGTCCTTGCCCATTGCAAAGAAGTACAACTTGCAAG GTTTCCATGTGCGGTGGAATGCTGCCTCCCTCGGGCCGAGTCTGGTCAACTGTTCGGGATGTGCAGCGATCTCCTCCGTGCTGGAAGTCCCCAGGAGCCCCGGAGGGACGGAGACTCTGCCACGGGGACCGCAGCTCGTCCTGCTGAAG ggtgGCGAGTCTCTCAGCGTCCAGCGGCGGCAGCTCGAGGAGCTTTATTTGGCTCATTCAAGCtccagtgctacccactgcaccacggTGCTGCCCTCCAACCTCATTTTCTGCTGCCATTGA
- the LOC137898015 gene encoding Fanconi anemia core complex-associated protein 24-like: MDRGGVKVAFENELGVADFLLPKKCCILYVSESDIVAGNGYKRKLVRFRNSNRSFQELVLVESTRHSEQYFSAVQKFVVFDLGLTLLSVSGQTEASQLIGHIVHGESRDDLFRRRNSFQLLDPLVLALVQQIPGVGRVRALALLQRFSSIQQLCNSAPAELEPVVGQAAAQQIHEFFHNATAAGT, from the exons ATGGACC GCGGCGGCGTGAAGGTTGCATTTGAAAACGAACTCGGTGTGGCAGACTTCTTGCTGCCCAAAAAATGCTGTATCCTCTACGTGTCTGAGTCCGACATCGTAGCAGGAAATGGCTACAAGAGGAAACTCGTTCGCTTCCGGAAT AGCAACCGGAGCTTCCAGGAGCTGGTGCTGGTGGAGAGCACGAGACACAGCGAGCAGTACTTCTCCGCTGTGCAGAAGTTCGTGGTGTTCGACCTCGGCCTGACGCTGCTGTCGGTCAGCGGGCAGACGGAGGCCTCGCAGCTCATCGGTCACATC GTTCACGGGGAGAGCAGGGATGACCTCTTCAGGAGGAGGAATTCCTTTCAGCTGCTGGACCCTCTGGTGCTGGCTCTGGTCCAGCAGATCCCCGGGGTTGGCAGGGTCAGAGCTCTGGCCCTTCTGCAGCGCTTCTCCAGCATCCAGCAGCTCTGTAACTCGGCCCCCGCTGAGCTGGAGCCCGTTGTGGGtcaagctgcagctcagcagatCCACGAGTTCTTCCACAATGCCACTGCAGCTGGAACCTGA
- the LOC137898017 gene encoding LOW QUALITY PROTEIN: bombesin receptor-activated protein C6orf89 homolog (The sequence of the model RefSeq protein was modified relative to this genomic sequence to represent the inferred CDS: substituted 1 base at 1 genomic stop codon), whose protein sequence is MGTESIDVLRHSGCRYGRSEREIERFIKRVLETNEPRREPPQFPDPRKQFVVVAIVLLGAVLAFTYPQSGPQLGLVXLGSCNWSSPLSHVRLLSLPIAKKYNLQGFHERWNAASLGPSLVNCSGCAAISSVLEVPRSPGGTETLPRGPQLVLLKGGESLSVQRRQLEELYLAHSSSSATHCTTVLPSNLIFCCH, encoded by the exons ATGGGAACGGAGAGCATCGACGTCCTCCGGCACTCGGGCTGCCGCTACGGCAGGTCCGAGCGGGAGATTGAGCGGTTCATCAAGCGGGTCCTGGAGACCAACGAGCCCCGGAGGGAGCCGCCTCAGTTCCCCGACCCGAGGAAGCAG TTTGTGGTGGTAGCGATCGTCCTGCTGGGGGCAGTTCTGGCCTTCACCTACCCCCAGAGTGGCCCCCAGTTGGGTCTGGTTTGACTGGGCTCCTGTAACTGGTCGTCCCCCCTCAGCCATGTGCGCTTGTTGTCCTTGCCCATTGCAAAGAAGTACAACTTGCAAG GTTTCCATGAGCGGTGGAATGCTGCCTCCCTCGGGCCGAGTCTGGTCAACTGTTCGGGATGTGCAGCGATCTCCTCCGTGCTGGAAGTCCCCAGGAGCCCCGGAGGGACGGAGACTCTGCCACGGGGACCGCAGCTCGTCCTGCTGAAG ggcgGCGAGTCTCTCAGCGTCCAGCGGCGGCAGCTCGAGGAGCTTTATTTGGCTCATTCAAGCtccagtgctacccactgcaccacggTGCTGCCCTCCAACCTCATCTTCTGCTGCCATTGA
- the LOC137898784 gene encoding Fanconi anemia core complex-associated protein 24-like, producing the protein MEARSALPLNAAPPFGHIITVDKWRSSSIIESLKGGGVKVAFENELGVADFLLPKKCCILYVSESDIVAGNGYKRKLVRFRNSNRSFQELVLVESTRHSEQYFSAVQKFVVFDLGLTLLSVSGQTEASQLIGHIVHGESRDDLFRRRNSFQLLDPLVLALVQQIPGVGRVRALALLQRFSSIQQLCNSAPAELEPVVGQAAAQQIHEFFHNATAAGT; encoded by the exons ATGGAGGCTAGATCGGCTCTACCGCTGAATGCGGCTCCTCCTTTCGGACACATTATTACCGTCGACAAGTGGAGAAGCTCGTCGATCATTGAAAGCTTGAAAG GCGGCGGCGTGAAGGTTGCATTTGAAAACGAACTCGGTGTGGCAGACTTCTTGCTGCCCAAAAAATGCTGTATCCTCTACGTGTCTGAGTCCGACATCGTAGCAGGAAATGGCTACAAGAGGAAACTCGTTCGCTTCCGGAAT AGCAACCGGAGCTTCCAGGAGCTGGTGCTGGTGGAGAGCACGAGACACAGCGAGCAGTACTTCTCCGCTGTGCAGAAGTTCGTGGTGTTCGACCTCGGCCTGACGCTGCTGTCGGTCAGCGGGCAGACGGAGGCCTCGCAGCTCATCGGTCACATC GTTCACGGGGAGAGCAGGGATGACCTCTTCAGGAGGAGGAATTCCTTTCAGCTGCTGGACCCTCTGGTGCTGGCTCTGGTCCAGCAGATCCCCGGGGTTGGCAGGGTCAGAGCTCTGGCCCTTCTGCAGCGCTTCTCCAGCATCCAGCAGCTCTGTAACTCGGCCCCCGCTGAGCTGGAGCCCGTTGTGGGtcaagctgcagctcagcagatCCACGAGTTCTTCCACAATGCCACTGCAGCTGGAACCTGA
- the kif17 gene encoding kinesin-like protein KIF17 gives MGSESVKVVVRCRPLNDREKALCSKMVLSMEPHHCRCLIEKPGAVDEPPKQFTFDGTYFVDQTTEQMYNEIAYPLVEGVTEGYNGTIFAYGQTGSGKSFTMQGASEPAARKGVIPRAFEHIFESIQCAENTKFLVRTSYLEIYNEEVRDLLGSDTKQRLELKEHPEHGVYVRDLSMHTVHSVWECERIIEQGWKNRAVGYTLMNKDSSRSHSIFTIHLEICNTDAAAQDHLRAGKLNLVDLAGSERQSKSGATGERLREATKINLSLSALGNVISALVDGRSKYVPYRDSKLTRLLQDSLGGNTRTLMIACLSPADNNYEETLSTLRYANRAKCIQNKPRINEDPKDALLREYQEEIKKLRVLVSGQLGSANLKSLLSGQLPAVSLGGQSSSTEEEKEKIKEEYEQKLAKLQADYNAEQESKAQLQEDIAALRSTFDSKLSELEKVQVRRGGSVLRNGSKSSAHNTDPSLVSSSCLTQAAEETLCHSITGAPLLSEAAETCAVRAVETEGDGLTASSDVTAAGPVDQQDVLERFNNMQLKQLEQQVVGGEQARNTELQQRHRQRKNLADQRKVHLIQALSENGEESENVLLNVYNSIQEEAHAKSQMLAKVQGKLKGAKLEIRDLQAEFEVERNDYLATVRRLEREGQLLQAMLERMVPLVRRECNYSNLDRLKKEAVWDEDSLTWRLPDVMVQKTTLPSAVAPKSSAPRGSPADFGESSVVDEDRYKEMLDRSDSENIASSYFKSRRASQFLGREAAKGHTTISPLLANGVPHLTVSGPTTSPPISSRPFRLESLDVAASGSKMKRKKSKSHIHGDGI, from the exons ATGGGGTCTGAGTCAGTGAAGGTGGTGGTCAGGTGTAGGCCACTGAACGACAGGGAGAAGGCTCTTTGCTCCAAGATGGTGCTGTCCATGGAGCCGCATCACTGCCGGTGCCTCATCGAGAAGCCCGGGGCAGTGGACGAGCCGCCCAAGCAGTTCACTTTCGATGGGACTTATTTTGTTGATCAAACCACTGAGCAGATGTACAATGAGATTGCCTATCCATTGGTTGAG GGTGTCACTGAAGGATACAACGGCACAATCTTTGCCTACGGTCAGACTGGAAGTGGGAAGTCTTTCACCATGCAGGGAGCGTCTGAGCCTGCAGCCCGGAAAGGGGTCATTCCGCGAGCATTTGAGCACATCTTTGAGAGCATTCAG TGTGCAGAAAATACTAAATTTCTGGTGAGAACCTCCTATTTGGAGATTTACAATGAAGAAGTCAGAGACCTTTTGGGAAGTGACACCAAACAGAGACTCGAG CTGAAAGAGCATCCGGAGCACGGGGTGTACGTGCGGGACCTCTCCATGCACACCGTGCACAGTGTTTGGGAGTGCGAACGAATCATAGAGCAAGGCTGGAAGAACCGGgcggtggggtacaccctgatgAACAAGGACTCCTCCCGCTCACACTCAATCTTCACCATTCACCTGGAGATCTGTAATACAG ACGCAGCTGCTCAGGATCACCTGCGAGCAGGTAAACTCAACCTTGTTGACCTGGCAGGAAGCGAACGGCAGTCTAAATCCGGCGCTACCGGCGAGCGACTCCGCGAGGCCACAAAGATTAACCTCTCCCTCTCGGCCTTGGGAAATGTCATCTCTGCTCTGGTGGACGGACGCTCCAAATATGTCCCCTACCGTGATTCCAAGCTGACCAGACTGCTGCAGGACTCTCTCGGAGGAAACACAAGAACTTTGATGATAGCATGTCTCTCCCCTGCTGACAACAACTATGAAGAAACCCTGAGCACGCTGCGGTACGCCAACCGAGCAAAGTGCATCCAGAACAAACCTCGTATCAATGAAGATCCCAAGGATGCTCTGCTCCGGGAATATCAGGAGGAGATCAAGAAGTTGCGGGTCCTCGTCTCAGGGCAGTTGGGTTCAGCTAACCTAAAGT CTCTGCTGTCTGGACAGCTGCCTGCCGTTTCTTTGGGAGGACAGTCCAGCAgcacagaagaagagaaagagaagattaAAGAG GAGTATGAACAGAAACTGGCCAAGTTGCAGGCAGACTATAATGCAGAGCAGGAATCCAAAGCGCAGCTGCAGGAAGACATCGCTGCCCTTCGTTCCACGTTTGATTCCAAGTTGTCTGAGCTGGAGAAGGTTCAGGTCCGCAGGGGGGGTTCTGTCCTGAGGAATGGCAGCAAATCATCTGCGCACAACACAGATCCAT CATTGGTGAGCTCCAGCTGTTTGACACAGGCTGCTGAGGAAACGCTCTGCCACAGTATAACTGGAGCCCCTTTGCTGTCTGAG GCTGCTGAAACTTGTGCAGTACGTGCTGTTGAGACGGAAGGTGATGGGCTCACAGCCTCATCCGATGTCACCGCTGCAGGACCTGTGGACCAGCAGGATGTCCTGGAGAGGTTTAACAACATGCA ActgaagcagctggagcagcaggtggTGGGGGGTGAGCAGGCCAGGAACACAGAGCTACAGCAGAGACACCGGCAGAGGAAGAACCTCGCCGACCAGAGAAAAGTCCATCTCATCCAAGCGCTGTCAGAGAACGGCGAGGAGAGTGAGAACGTGCTGCTGAACGTCTACAACTCCATCCAGGAGGAGGCTCACGCCAAAAGCCAAATGCTGGCCAAGGTCCAGGGCAAG CTAAAAGGAGCCAAACTGGAGATCCGTGACCTGCAGGCTGAGTTTGAGGTGGAGAGGAACGACTACCTGGCAACGGTGCGCCGGCTAGAGAGGGAGGGTCAGTTACTGCAGGCTATGCTGGAGCGCATGGTGCCTCTCGTCCGCCGTGAATGCAACTACAGCAACCTGGACCGCTTGAAGAAAGAAGCTGTCTGGGATGAGGACAGCCTCACCTGGAGGCTGCCAGATGTGATGGTACAGAAAACAACACTGCCCTCAG caGTGGCTCCAAAGTCTTCAGCTCCCAGAGGCTCACCTGCTGATTTTGGAGAATCCTCCGTG GTGGATGAGGACAGGTATAAGGAAATGTTGGACCGCAGCGACAGTGAGAACATCGCCAGCAGCTACTTCAAGTCAAGGAGAGCAAGTCAATTTCTGGGACGGGAAGCTGCCAAGGGACATA CCAccatctctcctctcctggctAACGGGGTGCCCCACCTCACTGTAAGTGGCCCCACCACAAGCCCACCCATCAGCTCGCGGCCTTTCCGCCTTGAGTCTTTGGATGTTGCGGCATCTGGCAGTAAAATGAAGCGCAAAAAAAGCAAATCCCACATCCATGGTGACGGGATTTGA